The genomic interval GCTTTGTCGGGTTAGCCTGAGAGGGCACGACAGGAGAACCACCCCCTCATGACCAGCACCACGCCCGCCGGATCCGACCCGGCGCCCCGGCCGAAGCGCCGCACTTTCAGCCCCGAGTACAAGCTGCGGATCGTGGCCGAGTACGACGCCGCCCCGAAGAACGAGAAGGGCGCAGTCCTGCGCCGCGAGCGCCTGTACCACTCGCACGTCAAGGAATGGCGGGCCGCGCGGGATGCCGGGGCCCTGGAGAAGCTGGTCGACCAGCGCACCAGTCCGGCGAGGCCGAAGAAGCCTGCCGCCGAGGCGGAGAACGAGAAACTGCGCCGCCAGGTAGAACGGCTGGAGAAGGAACTGGCCCGGAACAAGGCCGCGTTGGAAGTCATGGGAAAAGCTTCCGCGCTCTTGGAAATGATCTCCGAGAGCGCGGACTGAACGCTGCCGCCGAACCGGTGCTCGACGACGCGTTCACCGGTGTCCAGGGCGAACTGGGCATCACGGCCGCGTGCCGGCTGACCGGCCGCTCCCGGGCCACCCACTACCGCCGGCTGCGGCCCCCGACCGAGCGAAAACCCAGAAAACCGCAGGTCCAGCCCTCATCCCTCACACCCGATGAGCGGGCGGCGGTCCTGGAGATGATGAACAGCGACGAGTACGCCGAGATGCCGCCCGCGCAGATCTGGGCCCGCGAGCTGGATGCCGGGCGTTACCACTGTTCCGTCTCCACGATGTACCGGATCCTGCGCGAGAAGGGGCAGTCCGGCGAGCGCCGCCGCCAGGCCACCCACCCGGCGAAGACGGTGCCCGAGCTGGTCGCCACCGGGCCCTCGCAGGTGTTCACCTGGGACATCACCAAGGCGGCCGGACCGGCCAAGGGCATCTGGTATCACGCCTACGTCATCATCGACATCTTCAGCCGCTACGTCGTCGGCCACACCGTCGAGCGGGCCGAATCAGCGCTGCGGGCCGAGGAGTTGATCCGCGAGACCATCACACGCAACGGCATCGTGCCCGAGACCGTCCACGCGGACCGCGGCACCTCGATGACGAGCAAGAAGGTCTCCCAGATGCTGATCGACCTCGGCGTCACCCGGTCGCACTCGCGGCCGAAGACCTCCAACGACAACCCCTACAGCGAGGCCCACTTCAAGACCACGAAGTACATGTCCGACTACCCCGAACGGTTCGACTCGCTGGCCCATGCCCGTGAGTGGTTCGAGGCGTTCATCGCGTACTACAACCACGAGCACCGGCATTCGGGCATCGGCTGGCACACACCGGCCAGCGTGCATTTCGGCACCGCCGAGGAGGTCCGCGACCAGCGTGCCGTCACCCTCGCCGAGGCCTACGCCTGCCACCCCGAACGCTTCGGCCGCCGCCCCCGACCACCCCGGATACCTCAGCAGGCATGGATCAACGACCCGGCCAAACGCAGAGAGTCCGCACCACAAACCTCATAGCGTCACGACCGTCTCACTGGACTTGAAATCTTCCGGTAGCCGGCGGCCTCGCCGCACCGCGCCGATCAGTGAAGCCGGAGTCGTGCCGGAAGCTCGTGCCTGACGCCAGGGACGGCTGTCCACGTGCACCACGTCGGTGAGCGGCAGGAGCTCATGAACTCGACGTGGCTGTGCGGCGGCGATCTTGGAGAGCGCGCGCCGGCTTTCGAACGATGCGTCGAGCTCCGCACGTTGCTTCTCGTCCAGCCCAGTGAGCGACAGATGATCACGCTCGCCCGGTGTGAGTCGCGTGAGGTCGAGCCCGGACCCGGGCAGCATGGTCACGCCTCCGAGGCGGCCCCGGTGTGCGGTCACCGGCAGACCGGCGTCGCGGAGCCAGTTCAGGTCCCGGGTGGTGGTTCGAAGGGACACCCCGAGCGCCGAGGCGAGTTCCTGTGTGGTCACGGCATCCCTCGATTCCAGGAGCAGCATCAGGGAGAAGAAGCGGTCTGGGGTCACCCACCGATTTTTTCAGGAATTGCGACACGATGCGGCGCATATCCCGGTCAGGCTGGTGGATGCGTACCCACCACCTGCGAGAAGGAACAACCATGACCACATCCGTCGTGTCCATCGTCTACGTGAACGACGCTCCCGCCGCAGCTCGTTTCTACGGCGATCTCCTCGGCATGAACCCCTCGTTCGAGACTTCGGGATACATCACCTTCGATCTCGGGCCAGGCGCTGACCTCGGTCTGTGGTCCGGCCAGTTCGAGGACCTGTCACCGGACGTCCCGCGCACCAGCGAGGTCTGCCTGGCCCTCGACGGTGGACCCGACGAACTCAGCACGACCTTTGAGCAGTGGAATTCCAAGGGGGTGACGATCCTGCGCGAGCCGCATGATGCGGGGTTCGGGCTGACCTTCCTCGCAGCCGATCCTGACGGGAACCGTATCCGCGTCGCACCCCGGGGCTGAAAGGCGGCAATGCGGCAGGCGCGCACGACAGGTGTCGCGTCCGCCGTCGTCCGACTTCGGGAGGGAAGGACGACGAGTGCCCCACGCGTATTCGAGCAGCCCCGAGACCCGCAGCGGTACTCACCGACAGCGACCGAACTGCCAACGGCCATGGTTCTGACAGCAGTTGAGTGATCGCCACAACCGGACGAGGACGTGGCCTCCGAGTGACGGGAACCAGGCTCGACCGCGCCGCGCATTCAGCGCTCGGCGCTCATGAACCGACTGCCGTGACCATCGGCCGCACCGGAACCGTACGGACGGGTCAAGTCGGCCCGTACCGCAGGAGAGTTGGCGCGGACGAGACGGCATCAGGGCAGCGACTACGACCATCCAGCAGCACCCCGCACCGAAGTTCCGCCCGATCACCGGGTGTTGACGTTTTCCGCAATCTTGACCGATTCGGCGGCCGAGTGATCATATGTTGTCGGCCATGCTACTTCGAGGCCTTCGCGCCAAAGGAGCCCTTGAGCTTCTCGTGGCCAGTTGCTCAGGGCTCGGCTGCGTCGCCGCACTGATCGCCATCCTCATAGGCCACCTCACGCCGTGGTGGGCACTGGTCCTCGTGCCCCTGGGGGTTTTCAACGCGATCGAGGTGATCGGCTACTTCGCCTATCTGCCGGTCGTCATCAAGCCTTACGTCCTCGTGTCCGCCGGCGGCGCCGACGGACACGGCGAGCAGGAGGAAGGAGAGCAGCGCGGTGCTGTGCGCTGGCAGTTGGACACCGGCGGAGCGGTGAAGGAATCGTCTCCGGTCGTGGTCAACGGCACCATTTATGTGGGCAGTTGGAACCACCTCCTGTGGGCTGTCGACGCCCTGTCCGGCGAAGAACGCTGGCAGTGCAGGGTCGGCGGTGTGGTGGCCGCGTCGCCCGCCTTCGCCGACGGCACGGTCTACATCGGCAGTTGGGACAAATGCCTGTGGGCGGTGGACGCCGTTTCGGGCCGGGAGCGGTGGCGGGTCAGGACGGGCGGCCTGGTGCGGTCCACACCGGTCATCGCCGATGGCATGGTCCTCTTCGGCAGCAACGACGGCTTCTTCCGGGCGGTCGACGCAGTCTCGGGGGAGAGCCGGTGGCAGGTCCGTGTCGGCACGGGCGTACGTTCCTCGCCGACCGTGGTGGGCGACTCGGTCTACGTCGGTAGCGACGACGGCGTTCTGTGGGCGCTGCACACCGGCTCCGGCCAGGTGCGGTGGCAGCTGAAGACGCTGAGCGGACTGTGGTCCTCGCCGGTGGTCGCCGACGGCATCCTCTACGTCGGCAGCGCCGACCGGCACCTCTGGGCACTGGACGCGGCATCGGGGCAGGTCCGGTGGAAGCTCCCGGCCGGCACCTGGGTGAAGTCCACGCCGGCGGTGGCCGACGGCCTCGTCTACTTCGGCACCGGCGACGGACATCTGTGGGCTGTCGACGCGGTGTCCGGCGAGAGACGGTGGAGTCGCAAGGTCGGTGTCTGGGTGCGGTGGGCTCCGGTGGTGGCGGACGGCACGCTGTACGTCGGCACGAACGACAGCCGTATATGGGCGCTGGACGCGGCCTCGGGCGAGGAACGATGGCAGGCGAACACCGGCAGCCCGGTCTTCTCCACGCCTGCGGTGGCCGACGGCGTACTGTATTTCGGCCTCCAGAACGGGCGTCTGCTGGGCGTCCGCGCCTGACCGGGACGCGGGCTGCTGTCACCAGGGTCTACAACGGACACCGCGCACCCACCACACCGTCGGCCCCGTCGTTCCCGCTTCCCGCTTCCCGCTCCTCGGAGTCGCGTGACAGGGGTTCCGGCACGGAGACGTGTCGGCCGAGATCTGCGGCCGGTTGTCCTGGCACCAGCCGGACAACCGGCCGACGGTGTCGAGCAGCGTGAGCCGGGCCTCGGAGCGGTCGGGCTCGATCCGTTCTTCGCCGGCGGCACACGGCTCCAGGCGGGCAAGGGCCCGTCCCCGCAACCGGTCTCAGACGCAGCCGCAGACACACACGCAGACGATTTCCGGCTCGTAAGTCGTCGGCGACAGGGCATGGTGATGCAGTGAGCGACGACGACACAACCCCACCGGCCCCGCAACCGACCTCGGAGGAGAACCGGCACGCCAGTTGGTTGGAACTGTTCTTCGACCTGGTCGCCGTGGCGGGAGTGGCGCAGATCGCGCATCTGCTGCACGGTGTGCCGGACGTGCCCGACCTGGGCCTGTACGCGCTGCTGTTCCTGGCCTTCTGGACGGCCTGGATCTGCTTCACCCTGTACGCGAACGTGGCCTACGAGAACACCCACGTCCGTACGGTGCTGGCCGCCATGTTCGGCATGGCCGTCATGGCCGCGGCGGTGTCGGGGGTGCACGAGGGGGACGACCGGCACGCGCGGGTGTTCGCCCTCGCCTATGTCCTGATCCGGGTTCTGGCGAGCCGGGCCTGGCAGCACCGTCGTCAGGTCCTTGTCGACTGGCCGGCCGCCCAGATGTCGCTCGGCGTGATCCCGTGGATCGTCTCGCTGTGGGCGCACGATCCGATGCGCTACTGGCTCTGGGCCCTGGGTATCGCCCTTGATCTGTACGTCACGTTCGCGGTCTCCGCACGCGACATCGTCGAGCACCAGGAAGCCCGGGAACGCCACGACAGCCGAACCGCCCGGCGCGATTCCGCACGGGGCACGTCGCTCGCGCGGTCGCAGACGGAGCACCTGAGCGAGCGGCTCGGCCTCTTCGTCATCATCGTGCTGGGTGAGGGCGTCGCCCAAGTGGTCGAGGCCACGTCGGACGCGGAGTGGGACAAGAAGCTGTACTCGCTCGCCGTCGCGGCGTTCTTCCTGCTGGCCACGTTGTGGGCGTTGTCCTTCGGGCACGGCTATGCGGGGGTGCCGCACCTGGCGGCAGGGGTGCTGCCCGCCCGTGCGGCGCTGCCCCTGCACTGTTTCGTGTCCGGTTGCCTCGCCGCTCTGGCCGCCGCGCTGGGAGCCGCGGCCGAGCACCTGGAGACGCTGCCGGACGCCACCCGCTGGCTGCTGTGCTCGTCGCTGGCCGGGTACTTCCTGCTCAGCGGACTCGCCTGGCTCGGCCGGGCCGGGCGGGAACGGCGGTGGCTGTTGTCCGTGGCCCTCCCCTGCTGCGTACTGCCCCTGCTGCTGGCGGTGTTCGGCGCGCATGTCCGCACGGTGACCGTGGTCTGGCTGCTCGTCCTGATCACCCTGTGGCCGGTCCTCTACGAGCGGCGGGCGGCGAAGCCGGCCAAGAGGGCCGTGCGGACCGGGACTTGAGCCGTGGGGTGAGGTTGTACCGGTGGCACGGGCTCGGGCAGGCTGGCTTCCCCGTCGCCAGGAGGAGCGCGACGACCCGAAGGAGTCACGAGCATGATCGACTGGGTGCCTCTCCGTACCGGAGCACGGCCTGTCCCCTCGCCCTTGGCCACGCCACTGGTCTGGGCCGCGGCGTCCGGCGGCGCGTTGGTCCTGGTGGCACTGCTCAATGCGCTGATAGGTACCGATCGGCCCTCTCCGGCGCTGGCCGCGCTGTCCCTGCTCTCGGTCCTGCTCGGCCTGTGCGCCCGCTTCACGGCGGCCCCCGGCACCGCGGTGCTGTGCTGGCTCTTCCTGAACGGCTTCGCCGTCCCGCCCGCCGGCACCCTCACCTGGGCCGGACACCGCGACGCGTTCTGGCTCGCCTGCCTGTTCACCGCCGCCCTGGTGGGCACGGCCCTGGCCCGGCTCCTCCACGCCCGAGCCGCCTACCGCCGTCTCTCCACGGACATCGGCGGCCCGACCCGGACCGGATCGTGAACGGCGTGGCCGCGCGCCGGGCCATACCATCGTGCGGCCGCCCAGGGAGCCCTCCCCGAGCAGGCCACTCGGTCGGGTGACGGCCGACGCCATCGCCACTGCTCACCGAACCGAAAAGAGCCGTTTCCGGGCTACGTGGCCAGATCCCTCCTATCGTGGAACGACACAGTGACCCTCGGCGTCGAAACGGGCAGGCCATGCAGGATCCGGAGATCGACTATGAGGCGGTCTTCCGCGACCTGCCCGGCATGGTGGCGCTGCTCACCCCCGAACTCGTCTACGTCGACGCCAACCAGGATTTCGAGCGCCTGTCGGGACGCAAACGCGAGGAGCTGGTCGGCCGCTACATCTTCGACGTCTTCCCCGAGAACCCCAAGGACCCGGCGGCGGCCGGCATGCGCGAGACCCGGGAGTCGATGCTGCGCGCGGCGACCACCGGTGAGCGCGACACCATGGCCCTGCTCCGCTACGACATCGAGGACCCGCTGCGGCCCGGCCGCTGGGTGGAGCACTTCTGGAGCCCCGTCAACGCGCCCATCCGGGGCAAGGACGGCAAAGTGACGCTGATCGTCCACCGGGTGGAGGAGGTCACCGAGTTCGTCCGGGCCATCGGCGGCCGGGCCGACGACAGCCGGGCCCGGGTACTGGAAGCCGAGCTGTACACCCGGGCTCGTGAGCTACAAGAGGTCAACGAGCGGCTGCGCAGGGCACACGCCCATGAGCGCGAGGTGGCCCTGACCCTCCAGGCGGCGATGCTGCCCCCGCCACGACCGGTCGGCCACCACCGGGCGGCCGTCCGCTACCGCCCCGCCGTGGACGCCCTCAACGTCTGCGGCGACTGGTACGACCTCGTCGACCTGCCCGACGGCGGAATGGCGGTCGCCGTCGGTGACGTCGTCGGACACGGTCTGGCGGCCGCCTGCGCCATGGGCCAGCTGCGCAGCGCCCTGAGCGCGGCCTGCCGGGTCGCCGACGGGCCGGGCCCGGCCCTGGAGGCGCTCGGTCTCTACGCCCGTTTCGTCGAGGGCGCCGAGTCCGCCACGGCGGTGACGACGTTCATCGACTGGGACGACCACACCATCACCTACAGCTGCGCGGGCCACCCTCCCCCGGCCCTGCTCGACCCCGACGGCACGGTGACCTTCCTCGACCAGGCCACGGACCCGCCCCTGGGCGCCAGACCCGAGCACGTCGGCCGGCCGCAGACGAGCATCCCCTTCGCCGAGGGCGCCACCCTCGTGCTGTACACCGACGGACTGATCGAGCGTCGTACGGAGGACATCGACCGCGGTCTGGCCCGCCTCGCCGACTCTCTCGCCCAGCATCGACACGCGGAACCCGAGCCCTTGGCCGATGCCCTCCTCGCCGACCTGCTCCCGGCCGAGGGCAACACCGACGACACGGCGCTGATCGTCCTGCGGCTGTGACGGCGGCTTCGCCCGACGCCGTACGTCAGGCATGGCGGAATCGAACGCTGTCGGTCAGGTCGGCGGCCGAGCCTGACCGGCAGCTACGGTTCCCGCTCGTTCCGGCTGCCGTGGCGACCCGTCAGTCTCCCGTCTCCGGTGCCTGGGTCATCCTCGATTCCCGCTTGTCGGCGGGCAGTTCCTGTTGGACTCCGCGTCGCAGGCCGAACAGGGCGACGACGAAGGCGATGGCCATGATGACGCTCATGCCGAGCAGTACCGAGCGGGTCGCCTCGGCCACGTCCAGCCGGACGAAGTGCGGAATGGACGCGGTGCCACCGCTACTGCCTTGTCCCGAGCTCAGCTGGGAGATCGACTTGGCCTCCCGGCTCGCCGCATCGTGGTCCATTCCCTGTGCGGTCAGGGTCCGGGTGATCCGTGACTGAAGCACGGAGGCGAAGATCGTGCCGAGGACGGCCAGGCCCAGGCTGGAGCCGTAGTTGCGCACGGTCTGCGTGACTCCGGTCGCTTCGCCGTAGGAGAGCGGGGGTACGCGGTTGACCGCGTCGGTGTTGGCCTGTCCCAGCATCAGTCCCATTCCTGCGCCCGTGAGCACGATGCACCACACGATGCGGCTTTCGCTCAGCTCGGTCACCCGGCCCGCCCACAGGAAGTAGCCGACGCAGGACAGTGCGCAGCCCAGCACCACGGGCCGCTTGGCGCCGATGCGGTCGAGCATCCGTCCGCCGATCTGCGCGGCCACCACGAAGCCGAGGAAGAAGTAGAGCAGGTCGAGGCTGGCCGCGGAGGCGTCCTTCCCGAGGGCGACCTCGGCGTACACGCTCGTGAAGAAGAACACCGGCACGAAGGCCGCCATGGCCACGCCCAGGACGATGTTCTGCACGAGGAAGGCCCGGTCGCGGAAGAGTTCGACGTCCAGCAGTGGATGGGTCGTTCGCTTTTCGACGAGGACGAAGACCACGAGCAGCAGCAGGCCCACGACGATGCACAGCCAGGTCGCCGCGGAGTGCCAGCCCCACAGGTAGGACTGCTGGAAGCCGAAGATGCTCAGGGCCACGCCGGCCACGATGAGGGCCAGTCCGCGGTAGTCCATCGGCGCCGGCCGGTGCGGGGCGTGGGGACGCGCCATCGCGATGAGCACCAGTGCGACGACGGCGACGGGGATGTTGACCCAGAAGATGGCCCGCCAGGTCCATTGCGTCAGCCAGCCGCCGAGGATCGGACCTACGGCGGTGAGACCGCCCGCGATGCCGAAGAAGAGGGCGAGTGCCTTGCCGCGTTCCTGCAACGCGTAGGAGTTGACCACGATGGCCAGGGCCGCCGGGTACATGAGCGCTCCGCCCGCTCCCTGGAGCGCCCGGAACGCGATCAGCCAGCCCTCGGCGGCGCCGCCCTTGGGCGTCAGTCCGCACAGTGCGGACGCGACGGCGAAGACGATCACCCCGAGGGTGACCATGCGCCGGTGACCGACGGTGTCCGCCAGCCGTCCTCCGAAGGCGAACAGGGCGGCCATCGCCAGCAGGTAAGAGTTGATGGCCCACTGCACGCCGGTGTTGGTCAGCCCCAGCTCCGCCTGGATGTTCGGTGCGGCGATGGACACGATCGTCTGGTCGATGAACGTCATCGCCACCGCGAAGATCATCGCGGCCAGTGTCAGCCGTCTGGGTGAGGAGGAGGTTCCAGTTCCGGACATCGGTGTCCTTCCGAGCCGAGTGCGCTTACGGGTGGGCAGTCCCCTGCTCCGAACCCGTCGGCGGGTCCGGCCGTGGAAGGGGCTCGTCTCGGGCAAGCCCGATCAGGACCCTCCGTGGCGGCGTCGAAGACAGTCCCCCGGATCGGCCCTGATTCCAGACCTGGTCCGGCCGGCCTCGGCGCTCGCGAAGGCCATCGGACCGCTCGCGGCGGCCGAAAGGGGTGAACCGGGGCGGAAGCCTTGCCCAGGACTGTGGCGGCGGTGTCCGCACGGACTGCCGGCGCCTGCCGGACAGAGGCGTCGCGACGGTGACGGCGAGCAGGGCCAACGGGCTCCCTACGGCGCCGGGCAGGGCCGCGCGCACTGTGGTCGGCGCGAGGCGGCACAGGGCATACCGAAGAGGTTCGGCGGTACACGTCATACGGGCATCTCCACTCGCCTCGATGAGGCTCATGGTGGCCTCCGTCTGCGACTTCCGCATCCGTCGGCCGGCCCGGCAGCGCCGGGAGGCGCCGGCGTCCGCCGCTCCTCGGCACGGTGGCGAGGGGAGATGCCACCTCTTCGGCACGCTCGGACTCGCCTGGTCCAAGCGGGTCCGAAACGGCCGCCGCCACGTCACACGTCCTCTGCCTGGCGAAGTCCCCGCGATGGACACTCGGCACGGCGGTCGATCGCAGCGCAGCGGCCGGGTCGCCTCACGACGTCTGCTCGTGGACCCGGCGGCAGGCAACCGGGTCGAGCACTCGGACGACCGCGCTACGCTCACCGGCCGTTCAGGCAGGCCGGCGTTCACCCCGGATGGACGCCGGCCTTCCCCGAGCGGCTGCGGCACCGCGCCGACAGGCGGGAATCCGCGCGGTCCGTCATCTGACGTCGACGAAGTCGCCTGCCGCCGTGGACGGTCCGGTGGTGGGGGTACCGGTGAAGACGAAGCGGTAGTAGCCGTCGGTCCTGGCCTTGGTGGTGGTCTTCAGCGTGCCGCCGACGCCGGTGGTGACGGTTTTCAGCGCGGTGTAGACGGAGCTGCCTTTCTTACGGAACTGGAGCTGGACCGGCCGCCCCTGGTAGCCGGTGTAGGTGCCGCTCTCCCAGTTCGCGCGGGTCAACTTCCCGGTGACCGTGATCGTCCTGCCCTTCTTCACCGGCTCGGGCGAGGCGTTGACCGTCACCCTGGCGTACCGCTTGACGTTCGCCGTACCGGCAACGTCGATCTCCGTCCAGTTGTCGCCGGTGTCCTGCGCCCCGGCGAGCACCTTCCAGGCGCCGGCGAGGCCGTTGTGCTCGAAGTCCCGCGCGGCGCTCACAGCGATGCTCACCTTGCAGGTGGAGGTCGTCGGGTCGGCCGGTGACACCACGCATGTACCCGCCGGCGGGTACAACGGCAGCCTGCCGTCTGCGTCGTCGGTGTTGGGACCGTGCCACAGGTAGGCCCATGACGCGGCAACGCCCTCCGGGTCACGGGCCGTCCACGTGATCGTGACGGTCTTTCCGGTGGTCGGGCCGAGCACGATGTCCTTGCCTCCGTCGACCACGACGTTCGAGAACGTGGTGTCGCCGGCCGCGGCCGTGTCCACCGCCCGGGCGGTTGCCGGAAGCACCGATGCTGAAAGGGCGGCCGTCAGGAAAGTGACGGCCACGGTCGGGCACATGCGCATGAGGTCCCCCCTCGGGACACTGGGTCGCCGCCTCCCCGCACGACGAGACCTGATGGTGTGTCATCGGTGGCTAGACCCGTGAGGGACGGTCCCGGTTGCCCTGTTCTTCGAAAGGCTCGCCGGCATGTCTCTACGTATTCGCATGCGTCGAGCGCTCCCGGAAGCGATGCGCGCGGGTGACAAGGTCGCGGTGAGCGCCCTTCGGGCAACCCGGCGCGCTGGACAACGCCGAGGCGGTGCCCGTGCCGGAAACCGAGCTTCGTGGCTCGGCGCTTGAGCGATCGCCGCTCGGTGTCGGCGCCACGGAGACGGCTCGGCGTGAGCTGAGCGAGCACCGTGTGGTCGAGATCGTGCAAGCCGAAGCCGTCAAGTGTCTGGAGGCCGCGGCACAGTTGACCGCGCCCGCATGCGCACCGAGCCGCACGGCTCCCTGCCGAGGCCGCCGTGTTGCTTCACTCCCTCGACGATGCGAGCCCCGCGTAGGAACCGGCGACGAAGCGACGCCCGATCACTCGCACGTCAGTGTCGGCATCCCCCAGTCCGCGTGGTCGTTGCCGTTGCCGTCGCCCGCGTCACCGGCCTTGAGGTCGATCACCTGGGCACCGCTGACGTCGACGTCGATCGGCACCGCGGCCTGCCCACCGCGGATCGTCGGTGTGGTGACCAGGGTCTTGCCGTCGGCGATCACGGAGAACGTCACCGTACCCGCGCCGCCCGTCTCGTCGTCGACGCCGACGGACGCCGTCAGCCGCGAGCACTGTCCGGCGAGGTAGAGCTGGACGTCGCTGACGGAGTTGGTGCCGAGGCCCTTGGCGTAGCCGACGCCCGCGATGGTGATCGGACGGCCGTCACCGGCCGCCTGTTCGCCGACGCTGGTGTCCCGTTCCACCGGGCCCCATCCGTTCGTGGAGGAGAGGAACGGCAGGGCGCTCACGTCGCTCTTCCCGGCGGGCGGAGCGGGCGGGATTCCGCCGACGATGCGCTCGTCGGCGCTGACGACCTGTCGTCCGTTCTGCCGGTAGTGCACCGTGGCGGTGAGTGCCGAGGCGGACGGCAGCGTTCCGGTCGGGGGCTCGACCTGCCAGGTGAAGGTGGCCGACGCACCGGGCCGCAGGCGCTCGACCGAGGTGGGGGTCGGGGCGCTCACGCTCCAGCCGTCGGGGGCGGAGAGCGACGCCGTCATTGCGGAAGCGGGCTGTCGGTCCTTCGGTACCCGCACCGTCGCCCGGGCGGTGAAGGCCTGTCCCGGCTGGGCGGTGTCCGGCACATCCAGGGTGACGTCGGCTCCCGGACGCTTCGGCATCGCGTAGGTGCGGGGGTCGTAGCGAGGGCTGTCGTTCTGGGCGACGCGCAGGGAGGAGGCGTAGCTGCCGTAGTCGGTGAGTTCGACCTTGCCGAGGCCGCCGGTGCTGCCGTCGAGGTTCCACACGGCGATGGCGATGCTGTTGTGGCCGTTCGGGTTCAGGATGCCGTTGGGGACCGGGAAGGTGTGCTGCGGGCCGAGGTAGTTGACGTAGTTGCCGACCTGCCAGCCGTTCACGAAGATCGTGGCGCGGTACTTGCGTGCCGGGTCGTCGGTGAACGTCAGCCCGAGCGAGGTGTCCTGGCCGTGCGGCAGGTCCAGCTTGGCGTCGGTGCGGTACCAGGAGACTCCGGGTGTGGTGTCGCTTGCCGGGAGGGACACGCGGTTCCAGTCGGCGTCCGGGTAGCCCGGCAGGGACCAGCCGGCCCGCTCGCCGTAGAGGCCGCCCGTCGAGAGCGGGCCGCGGACCGTGTCCTGGAGGTCCTCGCCGCCCCGTACGCCCTGGAGGCGCCAGGTGACGGACGTCAGCGGCGCGCCGACGAGGGAGGCGCTGGTCAGGCCGCGCGCGGTCTTGTTGCCGTTGGCGGAGTTGTAGTCCTCCTCGTGCCCCATGTTGACGGTGAGCACGGACAGGACGTTGTCGCCGGTGGACTTCACGGAGCCGGCCGGGAAGGTGAAGTCGCCGCTGCCCGTGGTGGAGCTGCCCACGAAGGTGCCGTTCAGCCAGGCGGAGAACGCCTGCGCTCCTCCCCCGGAGTCCGACACCAGGTGGATGCCGGTCTCCTTGCCGGTGGCGCGGAAGCGGCCGCGGTACCAGGTGTTGCCGGTGTGGAAGCCGTAGTCGTCCGCGTAGAGCACCGGCAGCGAGTTGGCGCCGGAGACGCTGTTGGTGGTCGCCTTGTCGGCCACCTGCCAGCTGGTGTCGTCGAAACCGGGGGCGGCTTCCGGGGATTCCGCAGCGTGCTTCCAGTTGGTCAGTGTCGGCAGGTGTATCGGGGCGGCCACCGGGATCTTCGCGGTGCGGCTCCCCGTGTCGGTGGCGTGGGTGCCCAATGTCCTGCCGTTCCAGGTGACTTGGGCGGCGGCGGTGAACACCTCGATGTTCTTGTCGTCGGCGTTGTCGCCGGTGAGCGCCACGGTGTGGCCGCCGTGCAGGCTGGTCGCCGTCCGCAGCAGGTGGGTGCCGCGCACGAGCACCGGGCCGCTCGCCGTGTCCTGCCGCCAGAAGGTCTTCGCGGTGGCCTTGTCGCCGAGGAGCAGGAGCAGGGGGCGCTGTCCGTCGCCGGTGATGGTGACGCGGATCAGGCCCTTGTGCGTGTAGTTGAGCCGCAGGTCTCCGGTGGCCG from Streptomyces sp. NBC_01288 carries:
- a CDS encoding MFS transporter; translation: MSGTGTSSSPRRLTLAAMIFAVAMTFIDQTIVSIAAPNIQAELGLTNTGVQWAINSYLLAMAALFAFGGRLADTVGHRRMVTLGVIVFAVASALCGLTPKGGAAEGWLIAFRALQGAGGALMYPAALAIVVNSYALQERGKALALFFGIAGGLTAVGPILGGWLTQWTWRAIFWVNIPVAVVALVLIAMARPHAPHRPAPMDYRGLALIVAGVALSIFGFQQSYLWGWHSAATWLCIVVGLLLLVVFVLVEKRTTHPLLDVELFRDRAFLVQNIVLGVAMAAFVPVFFFTSVYAEVALGKDASAASLDLLYFFLGFVVAAQIGGRMLDRIGAKRPVVLGCALSCVGYFLWAGRVTELSESRIVWCIVLTGAGMGLMLGQANTDAVNRVPPLSYGEATGVTQTVRNYGSSLGLAVLGTIFASVLQSRITRTLTAQGMDHDAASREAKSISQLSSGQGSSGGTASIPHFVRLDVAEATRSVLLGMSVIMAIAFVVALFGLRRGVQQELPADKRESRMTQAPETGD
- a CDS encoding beta-galactosidase; this encodes MTAPATAAAQDVGEQPPAVAPQAHTVTLDGYSFLVDGKRTYLWSGEFHYFRLPSQDLWRDIFQKMKAAGFNSTSLYFDWGYHSPKPGVYDFTGVRDVDKLLDMAQEAGLYVIARPAPYINAEVDSGGLPGWLTTKAGNNRSDDPRFLKYADEWLTQIDRIIARHQLTNGTGSVIAYQVENEYYDGSAAGRSYMQHLEDKARADGITVPLTGNNNGTFNSGTGALDVDGPDSYPQGFDCSNPAKWNGVPDISYDHPAGKPLYSPEFQGGAFAPWGGPGYDKCAQLINDQFANVFYKQNIAVGATAQSFYMTYGGTNWGWLGMPENYTSYDYGAAIRETRQLDPKYDEDKLIGYFTQSVAPLTKTEAIRATPPDDSAIVDTARMNPDTKTQFHVLRHGNSTSTAVDKTHISLDLNAQPTNDTTYTWDDPDSALQYAGSWSHVANTSYTGGDYKHTESFSNKAGDSLTVPFDGTAIRWIGSKTNNHGNADVYLDDTKVATVDDSGSESQAVLFQKTGLTPGAHTLKIVVAGNHGSGSTDNYVAVDAIDVPTSDSATEPTYPVVPQQPGTAITLDGRDSHVIVANYRLGEAQLQYSTSEIMTNATIGDRDIAVLYGDQGSDGETVLRYGAKPTVTANGGAVTTSWDPATGDLRLNYTHKGLIRVTITGDGQRPLLLLLGDKATAKTFWRQDTASGPVLVRGTHLLRTATSLHGGHTVALTGDNADDKNIEVFTAAAQVTWNGRTLGTHATDTGSRTAKIPVAAPIHLPTLTNWKHAAESPEAAPGFDDTSWQVADKATTNSVSGANSLPVLYADDYGFHTGNTWYRGRFRATGKETGIHLVSDSGGGAQAFSAWLNGTFVGSSTTGSGDFTFPAGSVKSTGDNVLSVLTVNMGHEEDYNSANGNKTARGLTSASLVGAPLTSVTWRLQGVRGGEDLQDTVRGPLSTGGLYGERAGWSLPGYPDADWNRVSLPASDTTPGVSWYRTDAKLDLPHGQDTSLGLTFTDDPARKYRATIFVNGWQVGNYVNYLGPQHTFPVPNGILNPNGHNSIAIAVWNLDGSTGGLGKVELTDYGSYASSLRVAQNDSPRYDPRTYAMPKRPGADVTLDVPDTAQPGQAFTARATVRVPKDRQPASAMTASLSAPDGWSVSAPTPTSVERLRPGASATFTWQVEPPTGTLPSASALTATVHYRQNGRQVVSADERIVGGIPPAPPAGKSDVSALPFLSSTNGWGPVERDTSVGEQAAGDGRPITIAGVGYAKGLGTNSVSDVQLYLAGQCSRLTASVGVDDETGGAGTVTFSVIADGKTLVTTPTIRGGQAAVPIDVDVSGAQVIDLKAGDAGDGNGNDHADWGMPTLTCE